CGTCGATGCGCAGCGTCGGCAGCGGCAGGTGGCGTCCGGGCTCGCCTTCGGCGGGGCCGGCGGAGCTGAACGACCAGCGGGCCGAGACCTCCGTAGCGAGGGGGGCCAGGGTGCTGCCCGACGAGGCGGTCAGCTCCAGTTCGTAGTCCGCGCGCTCGTTCGGCACCCCGGGGTCCACGAAGTCGCCGTCCCAGGACCCGACCTCCTGGCCGTCGCGGCGCAGCGTGATGCGTTCGGTCAAGCCGTCCTCGTCGCCGACGCCTATGGTGTTGGTGCCGGGCTGCGAGCCGACCGTGCCGTCGAGGTTGAGAATCAGTTGGCCGGTGCCATGGGCCGCGAAGAAGACCGCGGGGCCGATGGCCGCCTTGCGCCAGGCGATGACGTGGTGTTCACCGGCCGTGTAGTGCTCGGACGTCAGCATGGTCTCGCCCGCCGACGCGGAACCGGGCTCGTCGTCGGGCAGGCGGAGCAGCGAAGAGGACCGCCACCCGACGGGGGAGCCGTCGGCCAGCCTCGCGGACAGCAAGCGGGTCGTGCTGCTGGGCGCGGGCCCCGTGGACACCTCCGGGAACGAAACCGGTGGATTCGCCTCCGTTTCCGGCACGAGGTGCGCCGAGCGGCCCCAGATGCCCTCAAGCTCGGCGTCACCGCCATGGTGCACCCGGGACTCGACCGTGGCGAGGTCTTCGTCGGCGACCTCGTAGGTCAGATCGGCCGGGATGCGGCCCTGCTCGGAGAACGCGAGGTCGTAGCCGGCCGGGCGGCCGGGGTCGCCGTCCGCTGGTTCGTCGAAGGACTGGAGGTAGAAGAAGGCGAGCGGGTACTCCTCGGCCGTGACGGGCACCGCGTACAGGTCCGGGGCGGCGCTGCCGTCGTGCATCAGCAAGCCCATCTGGCCGTGCTCCGTGTAGTGGCCGAGGTGGCTGCCGGCCCGGGTCGCGGTCGGGCTCTCGACCGTGGCGTTCACCGGTGTGCCCTCTCGGGCGTCCGCTGTGAATTCCTGGTTGCCGTCAACGGTCAGCTCCGGACTCACGATGTACGTGAGGCTGTCGGGGGCGCCGTCGGCGCCGGGAGTCACGACGCCGGTCAGCATCTGGTAGGAACCCGCGAGAACATGGGCCGTCCACGTGCCGCCGACGAGTTGCATGTCCACTACGTCGTTCGGCCGTTCCAGGCTGTAGAGCACGGGAGCGGGGCGCAGGCGGGCGAAGTCGGTGACGGGCCGCCCGTCCCGGTCCACGACGTCGAAGGTGACGTCATGGCCCGGCCTTTCGCTCTGCATGGTGATGGGCGTGCCGATGACCACGTCGCCGTCCCCGGACGTCGCGGTCAGCCACCCGGCCCACCCCTGGTCGTCCAGATGCGCGCCGTTCATGCGCAGCGACACGTCCGTGGTGCCACCCGCCGGTACGGTCACCTCCGGCGTCTCGAACCACACATGCTCTCCGGAGTCCGGAGTGCCGTCGCTGTTCGTGACCGACAGGGTGAGGGTGATGGGCTCGTCCGTGTCGTTGCGGTAGGTGACGATTTCTTCCGCTGAGCCCCCGGGCCAGGGGACGAGCGTGGTGAGGGAGACCGGTTGCGCACCGACGCGTTGCTCCAGGGCGCGCGTCAGGTCGACACGTCCCGCGCCCTGGGCGTAAGGGGCCTCTCCCGGGGTGCGGAGCGCGCTGTTCATCAGCGAGCCCTTCAGCCGGTCGGCCCGCCAGTCGGGATGCCGCTGCTGGAGCAACGCGGCGGCGCCCGCCACGTGCGGCGAGGCCACGGAGGTGCCGCTGAGAGCGGTGTAAGGGCCATCGGCGGCCTCGCCCGTGCCCTCCGCCCTGGCGGCTGTGATGCCCTCGCCCGGCGCGGTGAGGTCCGGCTTGAGGCGGCCGTCGAGTGTCGGGCCCCGCCCGCTCGATTCACTGACCCGGTCCTGCCGGTCGACGCTGCCGACAGCGAGGGCATGGGCAGCCGCGGCCGGCGCCTCGATCAGCCGCGCGTTGCCCGCCGACACGACGAAGAGCGTCCCGGTCTCCTCGGTCAGCCGGTCGACGGCCGTCGACATGGGGTCGGTGCCGTCGGAACTCAGACCGCCGCCGAGGCTCATGTTGACGATGTCCGCGCCCTGCTCCGTGGCCCACTCCATGCCCTCGATGACCTGCGAGGTGAAGCCGGAGCCGTCGTCGCCGAGCACCTTGCCGTTGAGCAGGTCCGCGTCCGGCGCGACACCCGCGTGGGTGCCGTCGGAGGCCTCGCCGGAACCGGCCAGGATCGAGGCGACGTGCGTGCCGTGGCCCGCGACGTCCGCCGTGCCGCTCGAACTGCCGGAGAAGTCGCGCTCCCCTGTCACCGCGTCGTCGAGGTCCGGGTGCGTGGTGTCGATGCCGGTGTCGAGGACCGCGACCGTCACGCCCTCGCCGGTCAGGCCCGCCTCGCGCGCCGCGTCGCCGCCGATCTGCGGCACGCTGCGGTCGAGCGCGGCCCGCACCGGTGCGTCGAGCCAGATGGTGCCCGCGTTCGCGGCGAGCGTGGTGGCGCCCTCCGCGTCGCGGCCGGTGCCGCCCGTGATCTCGGACCAGAAGCGTCCTGGCTCCGCCTTGTCGGCGGCGAGTGCCACGCCGCCGATGGACGGCAGCTCGCGGACCGCCTCCGCGCCGTCGAGGTCCGCCGCCCGGGTGGCCGCCGTGCCGCGCTGGGTGACGATCAGCGGGGTCGTGGTGGTGTGCGCGTCGCCGAGCCCGTCCTCGATCAACCGGTCGATGTCGAACAGGGCTTCGTCCAGGCGTCCTTCGGCGAGCAGCGGCCCGGCGTCGGACGGAACGACCCTGATGTCCTCGCCGGTGACCCGGACGTCGAAGACGACGCCTGGCTCGCGGTCGGGGGCGGGCTCGACGTTCACCGAGGGGGCGCCGTTCGAACTCGGCGTCACCGTGACCCGGTCCCCGGTCACCAGGGTCACCGTCACCGGTTCACCGGCCCGCTGCGGGGTGGACGGCGTCTGTGTGGGCGGTGTTCCCGCGGTCGGCGCGGCCCCGGCGGGCCCGGAACCGGCGAACGTGGCGAGGGTGGCCATGGTGGCGAGCGAGACCGTGGCGAGGCGTTTGTGCCTGCGTCTTGGCATGCTTCTCCTCACGAGTGGAGTGGGGCAGCGGCGCCGCCCCGGACGGCCCCGCTGCCCGGGGGCAGCGGGGCCATCCGGAGCCGTCCGTCACCAGGGCAGGGGGGACGGCACGCAGGTGGGCAGTGGTTCGCCTGCGGCGAGGCGGAGGCCGGTGACGGACACGCCGCCGCCGATGCCCTCGGGCGGGACGAATCCGACGGGGTGTTCGGCCCGGTCGAGGGCGACGAGCAGGACGTGGCCTTCCGGTACGCGGTCGGGGTAGAGCCGGAACTCGCCCGACTCGCCCGGCTGTTCGGCGTCGATGGCGTCCTCGACGGCGTCGGGTGCGAGGGGGGCGGTCAGGGGCCCGCAGCGGTCGTCGAGGTAGGCGGCGGCGATGCCGTTGGCGCGAAGGGTCTCGACCAGGGCCTCCTGGGCCGCCACCTCCATGACCGCCGCACGGGGGATGTCGATGAACTCCGCGCCGTCCTCCGCGGGCGCGGCGGGCGGGTTGTGCGCCCTGTCGTCGCTCACGGCCGGGAGGACCAGCGCCACGGCGGCGACGGCCGCCGCGGCCGTGCCCGCCACGGTGGCCGTGACGGCCGCGCGCCTGCGGCGGCGCAGCGTTCGGGCGCGCCGCACGACGCCGTCGAGCGGTGGCGGTGGCGGCGCGGGCACGGCGTTGAGCGCGCCGCTCAGACCGTGGTCCTCCGCCGGGGGTTGCGGCTGGGTCATGACCCCTCCCGGGTGGCTGCCTGGGCAGCGGAGTGCGTGGACGACAGAACGGCGGCGAGGGTCTTCCTTGCCTTGCTGAGGGTGGCCGCCACCGTGCCGCGCGTGACGTGCAGCGTGGACGCGATCTCCGCCTCGGGGAGGTCGAGGACGTAGCGCAGCGCGACCATGCGGCGCATGCGGGGCGGCAGGTCGGCGACGGCGTTCCACAGCGCGTCGTCGGGTGTCGGGGGGGCCTCGGTCCGCTCGCTCTGCCGGGCGGCGAGCCGTTGCAGGACCCGGCGCTCCAGTCGTCCTCTGCGCCAGCGCGAACGCACCTCGTTCACCGCGACGCGGTAGAGCCATGCCGCCGGGTTGTCCGTGCGCGCCGCTGCGGGCCAGGTGGCGAGCGCGCGGGCGAATGCCTCGGCGACGGCTTCCTCGGCGAGGTCGCGGTCGCCGATGCCGACGGCGACGGTGCGGAACACCCGCGGCCACAGCGCCGCGTACCAGTCCGCGAACTCTTTCTGGTGCATCGTCCTCCTCGACCCGTCCCGGCAGAGACATGACGAAGGAGGGGCGCGGGATGTTGAGTCCCCGCGCGAAGAATTTCCTCGGGACCCGAGAACGGTGGCAGAAGGGAACGTCCGCTACTCGGCGAACAGTTGGGCGCGGGTCCGTTCGGCGTCGAACGTGCCCGCCGGGTACTGCGGATCGAGCTCCCGCAGATGTTCCAGCAGCAGCCGGCCCACGGCCCAGTTCCGGTACCACTTGCGGTCGGCGGGCACGAGGTACCAGGGCGCGGCCTGTGTGCCGCAGCGGGCGAGCGCGTCGGCGTACGCCTCCTGGTAGCCGGGCCACAGCGCGCGCTCGGAGATGTCGTCGGGGCTGAACTTCCAGTGCTTGCGCGGCCGGTCGAGGCGGGCGAGGAGCCGCTGCCGCTGCTCGTCGAACCCGAGGTGCAGGAACACCTTGACGAACGTGACGCCGTCGTCGGCCAGCATCCGCTCCCACGCGTTGATCTCGTCGTAGCGGCGCGTCCACACCGGTGGCGGCACCAGCCCGTGCACCCGGGCGATCAGTACGTCCTCGTAGTGCGAGCGGTCGAAGATGCCGATCTCCCCGGCCTGCGGCAGGGCGTTGGCCACGCGCCACAGGAAGTGGTGGCGGCGTTCCTCCTCG
Above is a genomic segment from Streptomyces marincola containing:
- a CDS encoding S8 family serine peptidase, whose translation is MPRRRHKRLATVSLATMATLATFAGSGPAGAAPTAGTPPTQTPSTPQRAGEPVTVTLVTGDRVTVTPSSNGAPSVNVEPAPDREPGVVFDVRVTGEDIRVVPSDAGPLLAEGRLDEALFDIDRLIEDGLGDAHTTTTPLIVTQRGTAATRAADLDGAEAVRELPSIGGVALAADKAEPGRFWSEITGGTGRDAEGATTLAANAGTIWLDAPVRAALDRSVPQIGGDAAREAGLTGEGVTVAVLDTGIDTTHPDLDDAVTGERDFSGSSSGTADVAGHGTHVASILAGSGEASDGTHAGVAPDADLLNGKVLGDDGSGFTSQVIEGMEWATEQGADIVNMSLGGGLSSDGTDPMSTAVDRLTEETGTLFVVSAGNARLIEAPAAAAHALAVGSVDRQDRVSESSGRGPTLDGRLKPDLTAPGEGITAARAEGTGEAADGPYTALSGTSVASPHVAGAAALLQQRHPDWRADRLKGSLMNSALRTPGEAPYAQGAGRVDLTRALEQRVGAQPVSLTTLVPWPGGSAEEIVTYRNDTDEPITLTLSVTNSDGTPDSGEHVWFETPEVTVPAGGTTDVSLRMNGAHLDDQGWAGWLTATSGDGDVVIGTPITMQSERPGHDVTFDVVDRDGRPVTDFARLRPAPVLYSLERPNDVVDMQLVGGTWTAHVLAGSYQMLTGVVTPGADGAPDSLTYIVSPELTVDGNQEFTADAREGTPVNATVESPTATRAGSHLGHYTEHGQMGLLMHDGSAAPDLYAVPVTAEEYPLAFFYLQSFDEPADGDPGRPAGYDLAFSEQGRIPADLTYEVADEDLATVESRVHHGGDAELEGIWGRSAHLVPETEANPPVSFPEVSTGPAPSSTTRLLSARLADGSPVGWRSSSLLRLPDDEPGSASAGETMLTSEHYTAGEHHVIAWRKAAIGPAVFFAAHGTGQLILNLDGTVGSQPGTNTIGVGDEDGLTERITLRRDGQEVGSWDGDFVDPGVPNERADYELELTASSGSTLAPLATEVSARWSFSSAGPAEGEPGRHLPLPTLRIDGDFDLANRAPAGEPFALDLVVDGWQGIEPAPVESITLEASFDDGDTWRPLRVTAEGDGHTAGVAHPPGAEFVSLRAAVTTEDGTSLEQTVIRSYALAPR
- a CDS encoding RNA polymerase sigma factor, whose product is MHQKEFADWYAALWPRVFRTVAVGIGDRDLAEEAVAEAFARALATWPAAARTDNPAAWLYRVAVNEVRSRWRRGRLERRVLQRLAARQSERTEAPPTPDDALWNAVADLPPRMRRMVALRYVLDLPEAEIASTLHVTRGTVAATLSKARKTLAAVLSSTHSAAQAATREGS
- a CDS encoding PPK2 family polyphosphate kinase, whose amino-acid sequence is MDTPHSTEPSIRDLLRLPPGGPADLAAHPTDATPGFEGTKREALAEGADTGRELARLQERLYAASTAGDRRRLLLVLQGMDTSGKGGTVKHVVRYFNPAGCRIRAFKAPTEEERRHHFLWRVANALPQAGEIGIFDRSHYEDVLIARVHGLVPPPVWTRRYDEINAWERMLADDGVTFVKVFLHLGFDEQRQRLLARLDRPRKHWKFSPDDISERALWPGYQEAYADALARCGTQAAPWYLVPADRKWYRNWAVGRLLLEHLRELDPQYPAGTFDAERTRAQLFAE